Proteins from one Dromiciops gliroides isolate mDroGli1 chromosome 6, mDroGli1.pri, whole genome shotgun sequence genomic window:
- the LOC122731849 gene encoding olfactory receptor 998-like — translation MEASNKTMVTEFVFVGFTEHLQEQVLLFLMFLLFYLVTVFGNLGMIILIWLDSQLHTPMYFFLSHLSLVDFCSSSTIAPKMLADFFVERKTISFLGCSAQMWFFGLFVATECFLLAAMAYDRYMAICNPLLYTVVMSQSVCVHLVVGPYAMGLLSSMTHTVLTFHLPFCGQNVINHFFCDISPLLSLACSDTHLNKLILFIMAGAVGIFSGMTILISYIYIFVAILKIRSVDGRSKAFSTCSSHLTTVSIMYGTLFFIYVRPSASFSLDLNKVVSVFYTAVIPMLNPLIYSLRNKEVKNAVRRNLERKKVSYG, via the coding sequence ATGGAAGCTAGCAACAAAACCATGGTGACTGAATTTGTTTTCGTGGGATTTACAGAGCACCTCCAAGAGCAGGTTCTCCTCTTTCTcatgtttctgcttttctatcTTGTCACTGTCTTTGGGAATTTGGGTATGATCATCCTGATATGGTTAGACTCCCAGCTTCATACCCCCATGTACTTTTTTCTCAGTCACTTGTCCTTGGTCGATTTTTGCTCTTCTTCTACTATTGCCCCAAAGATGTTGGCTGATTTCTTTGTGGAGAGGAAAACCATCTCTTTCCTGGGTTGTTCAGCCCAGATGTGGTTCTTTGGACTCTTTGTGGCCACTGAGTGTTTCCTTTTAGCTGCAATGGCATATGATCGGTATATGGCAATCTGCAACCCATTACTCTATACAGTTGTCATGTCCCAGAGTGTCTGTGTACATCTGGTGGTTGGGCCTTATGCCATGGGCCTTCTAAGTTCTATGACACATACAGTCTTAACTTTCCACTTGCCCTTCTGTGGCCAGAATGTCATCAATCATTTCTTCTGTGATATCTCACCCTTGCTCTCTCTTGCGTGTTCTGACACCCACCTCAATAAGTTAATCCTTTTCATCATGGCTGGAGCTGTGGGAATCTTCAGTGGCATGACCATTCTTATTTCCTACATCTACATCTTCGTGGCCATCCTGAAGATCCGCTCTGTTGATGGGAGGTCCAAGGCCTTCTCCACCTGTTCCTCACACCTGACTACTGTCAGCATCATGTATGGGACCCTCTTCTTCATCTATGTGAGGCCCAGTGCAAGCTTCTCCCTGGACCTCAACAAGGTGGTGTCTGTGTTCTACACAGCGGTGATCCCCATGTTGAATCCACTTATCTATAGCTTGAGGAACAAGGAGGTGAAAAATGCAGTCAGAaggaatttagaaagaaaaaaagtttcctaTGGGTAA
- the LOC122731850 gene encoding putative olfactory receptor 2W6, protein MVEANITFVTELIFLGLSSQPRNQLILFIMFLLFYLLTVLGNLIIITVIQIEPRLQTPMYFFLTNLAFLDICYTTTSVPQMLSNMVGKKKTISFTGCGIQMYFSLSFGMIECILLGVMAYDRYAAICAPLHYTVIMNKCTCTHMVIISWTSSFLSSMVITVLTMSLPYCGPNVLNHFFCEVPTVLRLACIDTSVIELVVFIFSIIIIFIPFLFIVISYAHILLSVLRMCSAAGRHKALSTCASHLTVLALYYGTAIFMYMQPQSKSSRSGGKIIALFYTVIAPLLNPLIYSLRNQDVKKALRKALSKHSLA, encoded by the coding sequence ATGGTAGAGGCAAATATAACCTTTGTGACTGAATTAATTTTCTTGGGGCTCTCTTCTCAACCAAGGAATCAACTCATCCTTTTCATCATGTTTTTATTGTTCTACTTATTAACAGTGCTTGGCAATCTCATTATCATCACAGTAATCCAGATTGAACCCCGCCTCCAGACTCCCATGTACTTTTTCCTGACTAACTTGGCCTTCTTAGATATCTGTTATACCACCACCAGTGTCCCACAAATGCTTTCCAATATGGTAGGGAAGAAAAAGACAATCTCTTTTACTGGCTGTGGGATCCAGATgtacttctccctctcctttgggATGATTGAATGCATCCTCTTGGGGGTCATGGCATATGACAGATATGCTGCTATTTGTGCCCCCTTACACTACACCGTCATTATGAACAAGTGCACTTGTACTCACATGGTCATCATTTCCTGGACTAGCAGTTTCCTGAGTTCTATGGTGATCACTGTCCTTACTATGAGTTTGCCTTACTGTGGGCCTAATGTGCTGAACCACTTCTTCTGTGAAGTGCCCACAGTACTGAGGTTGGCCTGTATAGACACCTCTGTCATAGAGCTGGTAGTGTTCATCTTTAGCATCATAATTATCTTTATCCCATTCCTTTTCATTGTCATCTCCTATGCTCACATCCTCCTGTCAGTCCTCAGGATGTGCTCTGCAGCAGGAAGGCACAAAGCATTGTCCACCTGTGCCTCCCATCTGACTGTGTTGGCTCTGTACTATGGGACAGCCATCTTCATGTACATGCAACCTCAGTCCAAGTCGTCCAGGTCTGGGGGGAAGATCATTGCTCTTTTCTACACTGTTATTGCACCGTTGCTCAACCCCCTGATATACAGCTTAAGGAACCAGGATGTGAAAAAGGCCTTGAGAAAAGCCTTGAGCAAACATagcctggcatag